In Actinomadura citrea, a single window of DNA contains:
- a CDS encoding TetR/AcrR family transcriptional regulator: METTGGLRERKKEATRSALHEAAMRLAVEHGLDEVTVEAIADAAGVSRRTFSNYFAGKEDALLYGDEQRMRAVLETFSSRPPGESSWTALRASLDVLHAETGELDPRWAAQTRLARNHPSVLGRQLANYAEFERALADQIAARDGLPRLRSRVMAGAFMTALRIASLTWIEEQPVRPLAEVAAETLTEMARDFR; the protein is encoded by the coding sequence ATGGAGACCACCGGCGGGCTGCGCGAGCGCAAGAAGGAGGCGACGCGGAGCGCCCTGCACGAGGCCGCGATGCGCCTCGCCGTCGAGCACGGTCTCGACGAGGTCACCGTCGAGGCCATCGCCGACGCGGCGGGCGTGTCCCGCCGCACCTTCTCCAACTACTTCGCCGGCAAGGAGGACGCCCTCCTGTACGGCGACGAGCAGCGGATGCGCGCCGTGTTGGAGACCTTCTCGTCCCGTCCGCCCGGCGAGTCGTCCTGGACGGCACTGCGCGCCTCGCTGGACGTCCTGCACGCGGAGACCGGCGAGCTGGACCCCCGGTGGGCCGCGCAGACGCGCCTCGCGCGCAACCACCCGTCCGTCCTCGGGCGGCAGCTCGCCAACTACGCCGAGTTCGAGCGCGCCCTCGCCGACCAGATCGCGGCCCGGGACGGCCTGCCCCGCCTGCGCTCCCGCGTCATGGCCGGCGCCTTCATGACCGCGCTGCGCATCGCGTCCCTGACCTGGATCGAGGAGCAGCCTGTCCGCCCCCTCGCCGAGGTCGCGGCCGAGACCCTCACCGAGATGGCCCGCGACTTCCGCTGA
- a CDS encoding MDR family MFS transporter, with the protein MSHRQILEALSGLLLVLFVAMLSSTVVSTALPQIIGALKGSQSQYTWVVTATLLVSTASTPIWGKLADLYDKKMLLQAGVGIFVLASVASGFAHSTAQLIAFRAVQGLGVGALQILVQIIMAAMISPRDRGRYYGYLGGVMAVATVGGPLLGGLIVDSALGWRWCFFIGVPFAVVAFGLLQKTLRLPHVRRPDVKIDYVGATLIAAGVSVLLIWVTFVGENFAWASWQTAAMAGSGVALLAAAVWVESRAAEPIVPLDIVARRNTALAITASLAVGMAMFGGAVFLGQYFQIGRGYSPTKAGLLTFPMMLGVFGASTVAGRLASKTGKVKPYILIGTVVLTAGFGLLATIDHQTSLVFIGAAMFLVGAGVGMTMQNLVLVVQNSVRLDEIGAASGTVTFFRSLGGTVGVSVLGAVLANQVADRIADGLRSLGVSPGAGGGDAGTLDIRALPAPVQEIVRAAYGDATGHIFLISAAIAIVGIAAAAFLKPVTLRDSLDLGGSSEPARQDVPAPAAEGRALSGS; encoded by the coding sequence ATGTCGCATCGCCAGATCCTCGAAGCGCTCAGCGGCCTGCTGCTGGTGCTGTTCGTGGCGATGCTGAGCAGCACCGTCGTGTCCACCGCGCTGCCGCAGATCATCGGTGCGCTCAAGGGCAGCCAGTCGCAGTACACCTGGGTCGTCACCGCGACGCTGCTCGTGTCGACCGCCAGTACCCCGATCTGGGGCAAGCTGGCCGACCTCTACGACAAGAAGATGCTGCTCCAGGCGGGCGTCGGCATCTTCGTCCTGGCGTCGGTGGCGTCCGGGTTCGCGCACAGCACCGCGCAGCTCATCGCGTTCCGCGCGGTGCAGGGCCTCGGCGTCGGAGCGCTGCAGATCCTCGTCCAGATCATCATGGCGGCGATGATCAGTCCGCGGGACCGGGGCCGCTACTACGGCTACCTCGGCGGCGTGATGGCCGTCGCCACGGTCGGCGGGCCGCTGCTCGGCGGGCTCATCGTCGACTCCGCGCTCGGCTGGCGCTGGTGCTTCTTCATCGGCGTGCCGTTCGCGGTCGTGGCCTTCGGGCTGCTGCAGAAGACCCTGCGGCTCCCGCACGTCCGGCGGCCGGACGTCAAGATCGACTATGTGGGCGCGACGCTCATCGCCGCCGGCGTCAGCGTGCTGCTGATCTGGGTCACCTTCGTCGGCGAGAACTTCGCCTGGGCGTCGTGGCAGACGGCCGCGATGGCCGGCTCCGGCGTCGCGCTGCTCGCCGCGGCCGTGTGGGTCGAGTCCCGCGCGGCGGAGCCGATCGTCCCGCTGGACATCGTGGCGCGCCGCAACACCGCGCTCGCCATCACGGCCAGCCTCGCCGTCGGCATGGCGATGTTCGGCGGCGCCGTCTTCCTCGGCCAGTACTTCCAGATCGGGCGCGGCTACAGCCCGACCAAGGCGGGCCTGCTCACCTTCCCGATGATGCTCGGCGTGTTCGGCGCGTCCACCGTGGCCGGGCGGCTCGCCTCCAAGACCGGCAAGGTCAAGCCCTACATCCTCATCGGGACGGTCGTGCTGACCGCCGGGTTCGGCCTGCTGGCCACCATCGACCACCAGACCTCGCTCGTCTTCATCGGCGCCGCGATGTTCCTGGTCGGCGCCGGAGTCGGCATGACGATGCAGAACCTCGTCCTCGTCGTGCAGAACTCGGTGCGCCTGGACGAGATCGGCGCCGCGAGCGGGACGGTCACGTTCTTCCGCTCCCTCGGCGGGACGGTCGGCGTCTCGGTGCTCGGCGCCGTCCTGGCGAACCAGGTCGCGGACCGGATCGCCGACGGGCTGCGCAGCCTCGGGGTGAGCCCGGGCGCGGGCGGCGGCGACGCGGGCACCCTCGACATCCGCGCGCTGCCCGCGCCCGTCCAGGAGATCGTCCGGGCCGCCTACGGCGACGCCACCGGCCACATCTTCCTGATCTCCGCGGCGATCGCGATCGTCGGCATCGCCGCGGCGGCGTTCCTCAAGCCGGTGACGCTGCGCGACAGCCTCGACCTCGGGGGCTCGTCGGAACCCGCGAGGCAGGACGTCCCCGCGCCCGCCGCGGAGGGCCGCGCGTTGTCAGGCTCCTGA